One segment of Tenrec ecaudatus isolate mTenEca1 chromosome 1, mTenEca1.hap1, whole genome shotgun sequence DNA contains the following:
- the EPHA2 gene encoding ephrin type-A receptor 2 has product MGLRAARSCLALLWGCALAVCAAAAAQGKEVVLLDFAEAKGELGWLTQPYGKGWDLMQSIMNDVPIYMYSVCNVVASDQDNWLRTNWVYRGEAERIFIELKFTVRDCNSFPGGASSCKETFNLYYAESDVDYGTNFQKRQFTKIDTIAPDEITVTSDFEARHVKLNVEVRTVGPLSRKGFYLAFQDIGACVALLSVRVYYKKCPELLQGLAHFPETIAGSDSPSLATVAGACVSHAVVPPGSEAPRMHCTVDGEWLVPIGQCLCEAGYEKVEDACQACSPGFFKPEASEGPCLECPAHTLPSLEGATSCQCEEGYFRAPQDELATPCTRPPSAPYYLTAVGMGAKVELRWKPPQDNGGRADVVYTVTCEQCWPESGECGPCEDSVRYSESPHMLTHTSLTVSDLEPHMNYTFAIEARNGVSDLVASRSFRTVSVSINQTEPPKVRLEGRSTTSLTVSWSIPPRQQNRVWKYEVTYRKKGDSNSYNVRSTEGFSVILDDLVPDTTYLVQVQALTQEGQGAGSRMHEFQTLSTEGSGNMAMIGGVTIGLLLLLILAGIGFFIHRRRKSLRARHSSEDVYFSKSEQLKPLKTYVDPHTYEDPNQAVLKFTTEIHPSCVSRQKVIGAGEFGEVYKGTLKASGKKEVPVAIKTLKAGYTEKQRVDFLSEASIMGQFSHHNIIRLEGVVSKYKPMMIITEYMENGALDKFLREKDGEFCVLQLVSMLRGIAAGMKYLANMNYVHRDLAARNILVNSNLVCKVSDFGLSRVLEDDPEATYTTSGGKIPIRWTAPEAISYRKFTSASDVWSYGIVMWEVMTYGERPYWELSNHEVMKAINEGFRLPTPMDCPSAIYQLMMQCWQQERTRRPKFADIVSILDKLIRAPDSLKTLADFDPRVSIRLPSTSGSEGVPFRTVAEWLESIKMQQYTEHFMAAGYTAIEKVVQMTNEDIKRIGVRLPGHQKRIAYSLLGLKDQVNTVGIPI; this is encoded by the exons ATGGGGCTTCGGGCGGCCCGCTCCTGCCTCGCCCTGCTGTGGGGCTGCGCGCTGGCCGTGTGCGCGGCCGCGGCGGCGCAGGGCAAGGAAG TTGTACTGTTGGATTTCGCTGAAGCCAAAGGCGAGCTCGGCTGGCTCACACAGCCATACGGCAAAGGG TGGGACCTGATGCAGAGCATCATGAACGACGTGCCCATTTACATGTACTCAGTGTGCAATGTGGTGGCCAGCGACCAGGACAACTGGCTTCGCACCAACTGGGTGTACCGTGGCGAGGCCGAACGCATTTTCATCGAACTCAAGTTCACCGTCCGAGACTGCAACAGCTTCCCTGGTGGTGCCAGCTCCTGCAAGGAGACCTTTAACCTCTACTACGCAGAGTCCGACGTGGACTACGGCACCAACTTCCAGAAGCGCCAGTTCACCAAGATCGACACCATCGCGCCTGACGAGATCACCGTTACCAGCGACTTCGAGGCTCGCCATGTCAAGCTGAACGTGGAGGTGCGCACCGTGGGGCCGCTCAGCCGCAAGGGCTTCTACCTGGCCTTCCAGGACATCGGCGCCTGCGTGGCACTGCTCTCTGTCCGCGTCTACTACAAGAAGTGCCCTGAGCTGCTGCAGGGCCTGGCCCACTTCCCTGAGACCATCGCTGGCTCGGACTCACCCTCCCTGGCTACCGTAGCTGGGGCCTGTGTAAGCCACGCCGTGGTGCCCCCTGGCAGCGAGGCGCCCCGCATGCACTGTACGGTGGATGGTGAATGGCTGGTGCCCATCGGGCAGTGCCTGTGCGAGGCCGGCTATGAGAAGGTGGAGGATGCCTGCCAGG CCTGCTCACCTGGATTCTTCAAGCCGGAGGCATCCGAGGGCCCCTGCCTAGAGTGCCCAGCACACACACTGCCCTCTCTGGAGGGTGCCACCTCCTGCCAGTGTGAGGAGGGCTACTTCCGGGCTCCGCAGGACGAGCTGGCCACACCCTGCACAC GCCCACCCTCCGCCCCATACTACCTCACAGCTGTGGGCATGGGCGCCAAAGTGGAGCTGCGCTGGAAGCCCCCCCAGGACAACGGCGGCCGTGCAGATGTGGTCTACACCGTCACCTGTGAGCAGTGCTGGCCCGAGTCGGGAGAGTGCGGGCCCTGCGAGGACAGCGTGCGCTACTCGGAGTCCCCACACATGCTGACCCACACTAGCCTGACGGTCAGTGACCTGGAGCCTCACATGAACTACACCTTTGCCATCGAGGCCCGTAATGGCGTCTCAGACCTGGTGGCCAGCCGCAGCTTCCGCACGGTCAGCGTCAGCATCAACCAGACGG AACCCCCCAAAGTGAGACTGGAGGGCCGCAGCACCACCTCACTGACTGTCTCCTGGAGCATCCCCCCGCGCCAACAAAACCGTGTGTGGAAATACGAGGTCACCTACCGAAAGAAG GGGGACTCCAACAGCTACAATGTGCGCAGCACAGAGGGCTTCTCCGTGATCCTGGACGACCTGGTTCCTGACACCACCTACCTGGTCCAGGTGCAGGCGTTGACGCAGGAGGGCCAGGGCGCCGGCAGCAGGATGCATGAGTTCCAGACGCTGT CCACAGAAGGATCTGGCAACATGGCGATGATTGGCGGCGTGACCATCGGCCTTCTCTTGCTCCTCATACTGGCTGGAATCGGCTTCTTCATCCATCGCAG GAGGAAGAGTCTACGAGCCCGCCATTCCTCTGAGGACGTGTATTTCTCCAAGTCAG AACAACTGAAACCCCTGAAGACATACGTGGACCCCCACACATACGAGGACCCCAACCAGGCTGTGCTCAAGTTCACCACCGAGATCCATCCCTCCTGTGTCTCACGGCAGAAAGTGATCGGAGCAG GAGAGTTTGGGGAGGTGTACAAGGGGACACTGAAGGCCTCGGGGAAGAAGGAGGTGCCTGTGGCCATTAAAACACTGAAGGCCGGCTACACGGAAAAGCAGCGCGTGGACTTTCTCAGCGAGGCCAGCATCATGGGCCAGTTCAGCCACCACAACATCATCCGCCTGGAGGGCGTCGTATCCAAGT ACAAGCCTATGATGATCATCACTGAGTACATGGAGAACGGGGCCCTCGACAAGTTTCTCCGG GAGAAGGATGGCGAGTTTTGCGTGCTTCAGCTGGTGAGCATGCTGCGGGGCATCGCGGCTGGCATGAAGTACCTGGCCAACATGAACTACGTGCACCGTGACCTGGCCGCCCGCAACATCCTTGTCAACAGCAACCTCGTCTGCAAGGTGTCAGACTTTGGCCTGTCCCGAGTGCTGGAGGACGACCCTGAGGCCACCTACACCACTAGT GGCGGCAAGATTCCAATCCGCTGGACAGCCCCAGAGGCTATCTCTTACCGCAAGTTTACCTCAGCCAGTGACGTGTGGAGTTACGGCATTGTCATGTGGGAGGTGATGACGTATGGCGAGCGGCCCTACTGGGAACTGTCCAACCACGAG GTGATGAAGGCCATCAACGAGGGCTTCCGGCTCCCCACACCCATGGACTGCCCCTCCGCCATCTACCAGCTCATGATGCAGTGTTGGCAGCAGGAGCGTACCCGCCGGCCCAAGTTCGCCGACATCGTCAGCATCCTCGACAAGCTCATACGAGCTCCCGACTCCCTCAAGACGCTGGCTGACTTCGACCCCCG GGTGTCCATCCGGCTGCCCAGCACCAGCGGCTCCGAGGGGGTGCCCTTCCGCACCGTAGCCGAGTGGCTTGAGTCCATCAAGATGCAGCAGTACACAGAGCACTTCATGGCGGCCGGCTACACGGCCATCGAGAAGGTGGTACAGATGACCAACGA